CTGTAACAACGAAGACGAGGAATTTGCTAATGCTTTTAATCTCATGGCTGATTCATGCAACCCGAACAGGAAGCGTGGCAGGAAAGCCCCGAAGAAGACCTACATTGTGTAAGTCTAACAGCAGCTCCAATGTTAGGGGGGTTCATAGATGTAGCGGTGTTTAGTTTTTTGTGCGAATCGCACATATACCTCCAGGATTTGTACATACCACAGTGAACTTGTCTAGAGGAAATGCCCACTTTGAGACGCTGTCATTCTGTTTATGGTTGGTTAATTGGTTATCAAGGTTTTCGCAGCACAGCATTCACTGTAGCACAGATGCACAGTTATGCTACTCACCGGTCAGCACTATAATAAAATGGTTACATCCAAGCAATTAGTGATGTCCCATCTGCTCGACTATTACATAATTGTGAAGTCCGTGACAGACACATGACTGCCAAATCCTTGCTCCTAACTTTATGATATTATTAATGAACAAGAACACATGTTACAAAACTTATTACTGGACCTTACTTGAGAATACTGCTACTATCCAGCAACAACGACTACTGCAAGCAGTAGCAGCTCATTTTCAGATGCCACTGGGGGGCGAACTATTATTGCATGGCTGCATTCGAAAGAAAAATGCTTGCACAAGACCATGGCTCATCTGATATCTGATGGTATTAACAAGGAATAAAGTTACAGGCACAACGCCCGACCTTACTCAGTTACTCTACATCCCAACATTGGCAGGTGACAACTGATAACTCATCTTCAACAGAAAAACTGCAGGGGAGTGGGGACTGGGGAACTGTGGGACTACTACTTCTAGCTACCACGGTATGGATATTCTTCAGAACACAACGTACTACCACTACAACTTCTACTGCTACTACCGCCACCACTAGAAGAGCTCAAACTCAATGTCGTCTCCATTCATCCGGAACTCGAGGCACTTGCCTTCCTTCTTCTTCCGTGCCACCGCTGCAGTGAGGGTTGAGGCGTCGACGCTCTTCGGGGTCTCGGGCGGTGCAGTCCAACGGATCAAGGCCCAGTTCAGGCCTTGGAAGAAGGGATGCCGCTTGATCTCGGCAGCTCCTTTCCTCGAGCCTAGCCGGAGCTCTGGCTCCTTCACGAGCAACCCTCTGATCAGATCGCGAGCCTGGTAGCTGACAGCTGGGCTATCAGGGAACTTCAGCCCCTGTGAGACCACATTTGTAAGTGTTTCATCATTGCCAGGTCCCCTGAATGGTGTCTTGCCGTAGAGCAATTCATACAGAAAGATGCCAAGAGTCCACCAATCGACCGAGCTGCCATGGCCATCTCCTCTGATGATCTCCGGGGCAAGGTATTCATGGGTCCCCACAAATGAATTTGACCTTGCATCGGTTGGTTCGACGACAAGCTGCGGAAGTGATGGTTTCTTCACAGGCTCAGCTCTCCGTGTCCTGGAAGGTGTGGAAGATACCAGCCGAGGTGTGAAGCAAGAAGAGTTGGCCCAGGATGGCTGGATACACAGTGGATCGATGCAGCTTTCTGCACAAGGTCCGGAAGGCCTAGGAGGTTCATCTCTTCCTACCGATGAGCACCTCACAAGCATGGGATTAACTGAACACCTCAGGGACAGATCAAAGTCGGAGAGCATGATGTGCCCATCTTCACGAACAAGTATGTTCTCAGGCTTCAGATCACGATATATAACCCCCAACATATGCAGATACTCCAATGCTAGGAGAACTTCAGCGACATAAAACCTGCAAAGGGACATATAATACTTATGAGTTAAATAACTTGAAACATGATTTTCAGCTAGAAATTCAAATGCAATACTTCGATGAGATAACACATAAACACCACAGCTGAAGTTACTTACCTAGCAGCGGCTTCTGAAAAGCATCTAGTAGGTTGCTTCTGCCTTAGGACATGCAGGTCACCGCCTGGACAATACTCCATCACTAGGCAAGACAGATTATCTGTCGTGAAATAAGAATACAGGGTAGGAAGAAACGGGTGGTCAAGCATTTGCAGTATCTCCCTCTCGGTTTGAGCCCTCAGCATCTTCTTCCGGCTTATTAGGTACTCAATGTCCATAACCTTCAATGCAAACATGCAGTCCGAACCCACCAACTCAGCCAGATACACGGTGCCAATATCTCCACATCCAAGCTGTTTGAGAAGCTTGAAGTTCTTCAATCCTAGGCTCCCTTGTTGGATCGCTAAGCGCTTCATGGCTTCCCATCTGACATCTTTTGACATGTGAGGCCTGCTGCCATTAGCACTGAAGCTACCATAACTATCTTCACTGATGCTGGTGCTTGTGCTATAGTCACCGATGCTGCTCTTTGAGCTTTGGGAGCTTTCACCCTTTTCCTTCGACCTTGACAATTCACCAGGCTGTGAACCAGGGATCCCACTGACATAGCATCCTTTGCCAAAATCAACTCCTTCGGCACCGAGAGAGCCATCAGCGCCCTTCTTGTTGGTTGGTGCTGGGGTTTTGGGTTCATCCTGAAGGGCCTCCTGTTGCTTCTTACTGTGAGAACCGGAACCTTTCGCTTCGCAATGCTTCTGGGATGCCACTGCTGCAGCTGGTTCTGGTTTAACCTTCTTTTTAGTGGAGG
This region of Triticum aestivum cultivar Chinese Spring chromosome 2D, IWGSC CS RefSeq v2.1, whole genome shotgun sequence genomic DNA includes:
- the LOC123053228 gene encoding serine/threonine-protein kinase D6PK, translating into MGSSGCPEIVELVDETKDARPGGVTHLRVRVKPVGQEHGGRSCSVEDDLDRLLRSFNVRTSARASGQTSTDKRLIALGKAPMSSSEIVESVSLKQALRKMCISQASEMAAMKRMSKPAAVSSTPESGAIKKLYASVVVPTDEDQDGKSKVEKAVALPDKVVVSSSVKLVESGKKAHGKGSANKHVRSASPTKAKVQKTSIQDVISNKSLEASEDPSAGRALAKQRKGKSPKASSPRAVPVGGSRLVFRGKSSTKKKVKPEPAAAVASQKHCEAKGSGSHSKKQQEALQDEPKTPAPTNKKGADGSLGAEGVDFGKGCYVSGIPGSQPGELSRSKEKGESSQSSKSSIGDYSTSTSISEDSYGSFSANGSRPHMSKDVRWEAMKRLAIQQGSLGLKNFKLLKQLGCGDIGTVYLAELVGSDCMFALKVMDIEYLISRKKMLRAQTEREILQMLDHPFLPTLYSYFTTDNLSCLVMEYCPGGDLHVLRQKQPTRCFSEAAARFYVAEVLLALEYLHMLGVIYRDLKPENILVREDGHIMLSDFDLSLRCSVNPMLVRCSSVGRDEPPRPSGPCAESCIDPLCIQPSWANSSCFTPRLVSSTPSRTRRAEPVKKPSLPQLVVEPTDARSNSFVGTHEYLAPEIIRGDGHGSSVDWWTLGIFLYELLYGKTPFRGPGNDETLTNVVSQGLKFPDSPAVSYQARDLIRGLLVKEPELRLGSRKGAAEIKRHPFFQGLNWALIRWTAPPETPKSVDASTLTAAVARKKKEGKCLEFRMNGDDIEFELF